In Gopherus evgoodei ecotype Sinaloan lineage unplaced genomic scaffold, rGopEvg1_v1.p scaffold_31_arrow_ctg1, whole genome shotgun sequence, a single window of DNA contains:
- the LOC115640543 gene encoding sulfotransferase 2B1-like, translating into MARQYFTHKGVLFPCLDYSPEKLSYVENQFQVQDDDVFNIAYPKSGTSWMLEILSLIRSDGDPGWVRSVVNWDRAPWVEYGPGLDAALKYPPPRLLCSHLPVQLFPKSLQRSKAKIIYTLRCPKDVLVSLYHFSKILRLFKEPGSLDSFLEDFLSGNVVYGSWFDHVSGWMGLKGNENFFSITYEELQQDLQGSVRRICHFLGKELSEEQVAAVVENASFQSMKGNKMSNFSQLPDESMEHQKGEFLRKGICGDWRNHLLEAQNQRFDTVFRERMQGLGLTFPWD; encoded by the exons atgGCGCGTCAATACTTCACCCACAAGGGAGTGCTGTTCCCATGCCTGGATTATTCCCCCGAGAAGCTGAGCTACGTGGAGAATCAATTCCAGGTGCAGGATGACGACGTCTTCAACATCGCCTACCCCAAGTCAG GCACTAGCTGGATGCTGGAGATTCTGAGTCTGATCCGTTCTGATGGGGACCCCGGCTGGGTGCGCAGCGTGGTGAACTGGGACCGGGCGCCCTGGGTGGAGTACGGACCAGGGCTGGACGCCGCCCTGAAATACCCCCCGCCCCGGCTGCTCTGCTCCCACCTCCCCGTCCAGCTCTTCCCCAAGTCCCTGCAGCGCTCCAAGGCCAAG atcatCTACACCCTGCGCTGCCCCAAAGACGTCCTGGTCTCGCTGTACCACTTCTCCAAGATCCTGCGCCTCTTCAAGGAACCTGGCTCATTGGACTCCTTCCTTGAGGACTTTCTGAGTGGGAACG TGGTGTATGGCTCCTGGTTCGACCACGTCAGCGGCTGGATGGGGCTGAAAGGCAACGAGAACTTCTTCTCTATCACGTACGAGGAGCTGCAGCAG GATCTGCAGGGCAGCGTGCGGAGAATCTGCCacttcctggggaaggagctgagtgAGGAGCAAGTGGCCGCGGTGGTGGAGAACGCCTCCTTCCAGAGCATGAAGGGGAACAAAATGTCCAACTTCTCCCAGCTGCCAGATGAGTCCATGGAACACCAGAAGGGGGAGTTTCTGAGGAAAG ggatcTGCGGTGACTGGCGGAACCATCTCTTGGAGGCACAGAACCAGCGATTCGACACTGTTTTCCGGGAGCGGATGCAGGGTCTGGGCCTGACCTTCCCCTGGGACTGA
- the LOC115640544 gene encoding sulfotransferase 2B1-like, translated as MAREYFTHKGVLFPCLDFSPENLSYVENEFQVQDDDVFNITYPKSGTNWMLEILSLIRSDGDPGWVRSVLNWDRAPWVESRLGLEAALKYPPPRLLCSHLPVQLFPKSLQRSKAKIIYTLRCPKDVLVSLYHFSKIVRLFKEPGSLDSFLEDFLSGNVVYGSWFDHVSGWMGLKGNENFFSITYEELQQDLQGSVQRICHFLGKELSEEQVAAVVENASFQSMKGNKMSNFSQLSDEYVDHQKGELLRKGICGDWRNHLSEAQSQRFDTVYQERMQGLSMTFPWD; from the exons atgGCGCGTGAATACTTCACCCACAAGGGAGTGCTGTTCCCATGCCTGGATTTTTCCCCCGAGAATCTGAGCTACGTGGAGAATGAATTCCAGGTGCAGGATGACGACGTCTTCAACATCACCTACCCCAAGTCAG GCACTAACTGGATGCTGGAGATTCTGAGTTTGATCCGTTCTGATGGGGATCCCGGCTGGGTGCGCAGTGTGCTGAACTGGGACCGGGCGCCCTGGGTGGAGAGccggctggggctggaggccGCCCTGAAATACCCCCCGCCCCGGCTGCTCTGCTCCCACCTCCCGGTCCAGCTCTTCCCCAAGTCCCTGCAGCGCTCCAAGGCCAAG atcatCTACACCCTGCGCTGCCCCAAAGACGTCCTGGTCTCGCTGTACCACTTCTCCAAGATTGTGCGCCTCTTCAAGGAACCTGGCTCACTGGACTCCTTCCTCGAGGACTTCCTGAGTGGGAACG TGGTGTATGGCTCCTGGTTCGACCACGTCAGCGGCTGGATGGGGCTGAAAGGCAACGAGAACTTCTTCTCTATCACGTACGAGGAGCTGCAGCAG GATCtgcagggcagcgtgcagagaatCTGCCacttcctggggaaggagctgagtgAGGAGCAAGTGGCCGCGGTGGTGGAGAACGCCTCCTTCCAGAGCATGAAGGGGAACAAAATGTCCAACTTCTCCCAGCTGTCGGACGAGTACGTGGACCACCAGAAGGGGGAGCTCCTGAGGAAAG ggatcTGCGGTGACTGGAGAAACCATCTCTCGGAGGCACAGAGCCAGCGATTCGACACCGTTTACCAGGAGCGGATGCAGGGTCTGAGCATGACCTTCCCCTGGGACTGA